One genomic window of Paenibacillus xylanilyticus includes the following:
- the sucC gene encoding ADP-forming succinate--CoA ligase subunit beta, protein MNIHEYQGKEVLKQYGVAVPNGKVAYTVDEAVAAAEALGSPVTVVKAQIHAGGRGKAGGVKVAKSADEVRAYASEILGKVLVTHQTGPEGKEVKRLLIEEGCDIRKEYYVGVVVDRATGRVVMMASEEGGTEIEEVAEATPEKIFKEIIDPAIGLQVFQARKLAYSINIPNELVNKAVKFMLALYTAFVEKDCSIAEINPLVVTGDGNVIALDAKLNFDSNALFRHKDILELRDLDEEDEKEIEASKYDLSYIALDGNIGCMVNGAGLAMATMDIIKYYGGDPANFLDVGGGATTEKVTEAFKIILSDAKVAGIFVNIFGGIMRCDVIANGVVEAAKQLGLTKPLVVRLEGTNVELGKQILGESGLNIVPADSMADGAQKIVALVK, encoded by the coding sequence ATGAATATCCATGAATATCAAGGAAAAGAAGTACTGAAACAGTATGGAGTTGCCGTTCCTAATGGGAAGGTTGCTTATACAGTCGATGAAGCGGTTGCGGCCGCAGAGGCACTGGGCAGTCCGGTGACTGTAGTCAAAGCGCAAATTCACGCAGGTGGCCGGGGAAAAGCCGGCGGCGTAAAGGTAGCGAAGAGCGCAGATGAAGTTAGAGCGTATGCTTCCGAAATTTTGGGGAAAGTACTGGTGACACACCAGACCGGACCGGAAGGCAAGGAAGTCAAACGTCTTTTGATCGAAGAAGGCTGCGATATCCGCAAAGAGTACTACGTGGGTGTTGTAGTTGACCGTGCAACGGGCCGTGTCGTGATGATGGCATCCGAAGAAGGCGGTACGGAGATCGAAGAAGTGGCTGAAGCTACTCCTGAGAAAATTTTCAAAGAAATTATTGACCCTGCTATTGGATTACAAGTGTTCCAAGCACGTAAATTGGCCTACAGCATTAATATTCCGAATGAATTGGTGAACAAAGCGGTCAAATTTATGCTTGCATTGTACACTGCATTTGTGGAAAAAGATTGCTCCATTGCCGAGATCAACCCTCTTGTTGTTACTGGAGATGGAAACGTTATCGCACTGGATGCGAAACTGAATTTTGATTCCAACGCATTGTTCCGTCACAAGGATATTTTGGAACTTCGCGACTTGGATGAAGAAGACGAAAAAGAAATCGAGGCTTCCAAATACGACCTCAGCTACATAGCACTTGATGGCAACATCGGCTGTATGGTTAACGGTGCGGGACTTGCGATGGCTACGATGGATATCATCAAATACTACGGTGGAGACCCGGCCAACTTCCTTGATGTTGGGGGCGGTGCAACAACGGAGAAAGTAACAGAAGCTTTTAAAATCATTCTGTCTGACGCCAAAGTGGCGGGCATCTTCGTTAACATTTTCGGCGGAATCATGCGCTGTGATGTCATTGCAAATGGTGTGGTTGAAGCAGCGAAGCAGCTTGGCCTCACTAAACCGCTGGTTGTTCGTCTTGAAGGAACGAACGTGGAACTTGGCAAACAAATTTTGGGTGAATCCGGCCTGAATATTGTACCTGCTGATTCCATGGCTGACGGTGCACAAAAAATCGTTGCCCTCGTAAAATAA
- the sucD gene encoding succinate--CoA ligase subunit alpha has product MSILIDKNTKVITQGITGSTGMFHTKGALDYGTQMVGGVTPGKGGTNVDITLEDGKVVSLPVFNTVQEAKEATGATASVIYVPPAFAADSIMEAVDAELDLVICITEGIPVLDMVKVDRFMEGKKTVLIGPNCPGVITPGECKIGIMPGYIHMAGHVGVVSRSGTLTYEAVHQLTTRGIGQSSAVGIGGDPVKGSEFIDILKRFNEDPQTHAVIMIGEIGGTAEEDAAEWVRDNMTKPVVGFIGGVTAPPGKRMGHAGAIISGGKGTAKEKIAKLESCGIKVAPTPAEMGSTLVSVLEERGILNLCTTH; this is encoded by the coding sequence GTGAGTATTTTGATCGATAAAAATACAAAAGTCATTACGCAAGGCATTACGGGTTCAACGGGAATGTTCCACACGAAGGGCGCATTGGATTACGGAACCCAAATGGTAGGCGGTGTAACACCAGGCAAAGGCGGGACTAATGTTGATATCACGCTGGAAGATGGCAAAGTTGTTAGTCTTCCGGTATTTAATACGGTACAAGAAGCGAAGGAAGCTACAGGTGCAACAGCGAGTGTTATCTATGTGCCACCTGCATTCGCAGCGGATTCCATCATGGAAGCTGTTGACGCAGAGCTTGATCTTGTAATCTGTATTACAGAAGGCATCCCTGTCCTTGATATGGTGAAGGTAGACCGTTTCATGGAAGGCAAAAAGACGGTATTGATCGGACCGAACTGTCCTGGTGTTATTACACCGGGTGAATGTAAAATCGGGATCATGCCAGGCTATATCCACATGGCTGGACATGTTGGCGTCGTTTCCCGTAGCGGAACGCTCACGTATGAAGCTGTTCATCAACTGACTACACGTGGCATTGGACAGTCTTCAGCGGTAGGAATCGGGGGAGACCCGGTTAAAGGTTCCGAATTCATTGATATCCTCAAACGTTTCAATGAAGATCCTCAGACTCATGCTGTCATCATGATCGGGGAGATCGGTGGTACAGCAGAGGAAGACGCTGCAGAGTGGGTTCGCGACAATATGACCAAACCGGTTGTTGGATTTATCGGTGGTGTTACTGCGCCTCCAGGCAAACGCATGGGTCATGCTGGTGCCATTATCTCTGGAGGTAAAGGTACAGCCAAGGAAAAAATCGCGAAGCTTGAGTCCTGTGGTATCAAAGTTGCGCCTACGCCTGCCGAGATGGGCTCCACGCTGGTAAGTGTACTGGAAGAGCGCGGTATTTTAAATTTGTGCACGACACATTAA
- the dprA gene encoding DNA-processing protein DprA has product MEKSLILFGLHEMDGVGKKTISKLMTGGHNLPDLLHYDEGDWVQAGLRKDQATRLVNTFDADWIEHRREAVYKQGIQVITYLDEDYPILMKETVQAPWVMYGRGDMNLLHTKAIAMVGTRMPTVYGRKVGEKLTTEFCHAGLTIVSGLARGIDSTCHEAALRAKGKTVAVFGTGIDKIYPPENKKLAEQIAETGLLLSEYPPGTRAHQGLFPERNRIIAGLTLGTLVVEADILSGSLITADAALEAGRDVFAVPGPITSPKSRGSHNLIRQGAKLVTCADDLLEEYRMDLPNPEQLPYNRGRSPEKGAGNHPDMFPKVSLSSDERRIISLLEQDERSLDQLVEQLGWDFGHLHSVLLSLIIKKQISQLPGTKYARV; this is encoded by the coding sequence ATGGAGAAAAGCTTGATTCTGTTTGGTTTGCATGAAATGGATGGTGTTGGGAAGAAAACGATCTCGAAATTAATGACAGGGGGGCACAACCTTCCGGATTTGCTTCATTATGACGAAGGAGATTGGGTTCAAGCCGGGCTGCGTAAAGATCAGGCCACCAGGCTTGTGAATACTTTCGATGCAGACTGGATTGAGCATAGGCGTGAAGCGGTTTATAAACAAGGAATTCAGGTTATTACCTATCTGGATGAAGATTACCCCATATTAATGAAGGAAACCGTTCAGGCACCTTGGGTTATGTACGGCCGTGGGGACATGAATTTGTTACATACAAAGGCAATTGCCATGGTAGGAACTCGAATGCCAACAGTATATGGTCGCAAAGTAGGCGAGAAACTGACGACAGAATTTTGTCATGCAGGGTTGACCATAGTAAGTGGTCTTGCCCGTGGTATTGATAGCACTTGTCATGAGGCCGCTCTTCGCGCAAAAGGTAAAACCGTTGCCGTTTTTGGCACAGGAATTGATAAGATCTACCCACCTGAGAACAAAAAACTAGCTGAGCAAATTGCTGAAACAGGTCTATTGCTGTCGGAATATCCACCAGGCACCCGTGCTCATCAAGGACTATTTCCGGAGCGTAATCGAATAATTGCCGGTTTGACACTTGGAACGCTGGTTGTAGAAGCGGATATACTAAGCGGCTCTCTTATTACTGCAGATGCAGCGCTGGAGGCAGGAAGAGATGTATTTGCTGTTCCGGGCCCCATTACATCACCCAAGAGTCGAGGGTCACATAATCTGATCCGTCAGGGGGCCAAATTGGTCACCTGCGCGGATGATCTGCTTGAAGAGTACCGAATGGACTTGCCAAATCCCGAACAACTTCCTTACAATAGAGGACGTTCCCCAGAAAAGGGAGCAGGTAATCACCCGGATATGTTTCCTAAGGTGAGTCTCTCATCTGATGAGAGAAGGATCATCTCCCTGCTGGAGCAGGACGAAAGATCTTTGGATCAACTTGTAGAGCAGCTCGGTTGGGATTTTGGACATTTGCATTCAGTTCTGTTATCTTTAATCATAAAAAAACAGATTAGCCAATTACCTGGAACCAAATATGCAAGGGTATGA